A window from Populus trichocarpa isolate Nisqually-1 chromosome 3, P.trichocarpa_v4.1, whole genome shotgun sequence encodes these proteins:
- the LOC7465804 gene encoding uncharacterized protein LOC7465804 encodes MKLVWSPETALKAYIDTVKSCEVFQESSVAELISAMAAGWNAKLIVETWSQGGILATSIGLAIASRHTDGRHVCVVPDELSRSEYEEAMAEAGMSPEIIVGEAEEVVEGLSGIDFLVVDSRQRDYARVLRLTKLSSRGAVLVCKNASSRNGSSFKWRNVVDDGSRRLVRSVFLPVGKGLDIAHVATSGGSSSNPGKDESRWIKHVDRQSGEEYVIRK; translated from the coding sequence TGTGAGGTTTTCCAAGAATCTAGTGTGGCTGAGCTTATTTCAGCCATGGCTGCAGGATGGAACGCCAAACTTATAGTTGAAACATGGTCACAAGGTGGAATTCTTGCCACAAGTATTGGTCTAGCCATAGCCAGCCGCCACACAGATGGAAGACACGTTTGTGTTGTGCCTGATGAGCTATCAAGATCAGAATATGAGGAAGCCATGGCAGAGGCTGGGATGTCACCAGAAATTATTGTCGGGGAAGCAGAAGAAGTGGTGGAGGGGCTGTCGGGCATCGACTTCTTGGTGGTGGATTCACGGCAAAGGGATTATGCAAGAGTATTGAGGCTGACAAAGCTGAGCAGCAGGGGAGCAGTTTTGGTGTGCAAGAATGCTAGTTCAAGGAACGGATCGAGTTTTAAATGGAGAAATGTCGTTGATGATGGATCGCGACGACTTGTTCGTTCTGTATTTCTTCCAGTAGGGAAGGGATTGGATATTGCACACGTAGCAACCAGCGGGGGCAGTTCTAGTAATCCAGGCAAGGATGAAAGCCGATGGATCAAGCATGTTGATAGACAATCAGGAGAGGAGTACGTTATCCGAAAGTGA